The following nucleotide sequence is from Mucilaginibacter sp. cycad4.
AAGGTTTAAAAGAGTTCTTATTAGTTATAGACGAAATTCAAAAAATAAGTAACTGGAGCGAAATAGTTAAGCGTTTATGGGATAAGGATACACGCGATGAAAGAAATCTTAAGATTATATTATTAGGCTCATCACGATTATTATTACAGCAAGGGCTTACCGAATCACTTGCGGGGCGTTTTGAAAGTACTTATATCAGCCATTGGTCGTTTACCGAGATGCACGATGCCTTTGGCTGGAACGCCGATCAGTTTGCGTGGTTTGGGGGATATCCGGGATCTGCCCCCTTAATTGATGATGAAGAACGTTGGAAGAATTATGTAAATAACTCGTTAATTGAAACCAGTATATCTAAGGATATTTTGATGCTCACCAGGGTTGATAAACCTGCCCTAATGAAAAGACTGTTTGAATTAGGCTGTCTTTATTCGGGCCAGATACTTTCATTTACAAAACTTCAGGGGCAATTGTTAGATGCGGGAAATACCACCACCTTATCTCATTATTTAACACTGCTGGATACAGCAGGTTTATTGGGAGGAATTGAAAAATATGCCGCCGATATTATCCGAAAACGCTCATCGAGCCCTAAATTTCAGGTGCACAATACCGCTTTGATTAGTGCTCAAAGTAATGAGATGTTTAATGAAATTATTACAAACCCTGCGGAGTGGGGGCGGATTATTGAATCATCAGTAGGGGCTCATTTAACTAACTTTGCGTTAACTGAAGGGTTTAAGGTATATTATTGGCGCAACGGAAATGACGAGGTTGATTTTGTGCTGGAACGCCGCGGTAAAGTTATCGCGCTTGAGGTGAAGAGCAATAACGATAAGGAAACAGCTGGGATGAAGGAATTTCAAAAACAGTTTAATCCCGATAAAATATTGTTGATTGGAAAACAAGGTTTAAGCTGGCAGGAGTTTTTATCAATTAACCCTGCCGAATTATTTTAACAATTTTATGCACATCAATATCTTCGGTGCCTCCGGCTCAGGAGTAACCACGCTCGGCCAGGTTTTAAGCGAAAAACTTGACTATCCATATTTCGACAGCGATCATTATTTCTGGTTTCCTTCCGATCCCCCTTTTACTAATCGAAGACCGCCCGAAGAAAGGAATGCTTTGATCAACAAGGAGATAACAAATAATGAAAACTGGATCCTTGGCGGTTCCGTCATCAACTGGAACAATAACTGGCGTTTTGACCTGTCAGTATTTTTATATATCCCGCCTGAGATAAGACTACAGCGTTTAAGAGATAGGGAACTTGAACGTTATGGCGATGTCATCTATACCAATAGGGAACGAAACAGGCTCTATAATGAATTTATCGATTGGGCACGGGGATACGATGAGCTTATTACCAACAGCCGCAGTTTACATTCGCACAAAAATTGGATGAATAAGCTTGAAACTCCTCTACTGGTTATTGAAGGGGATACGACTGTTGAGAAAAGGGTAGACATGATATTAAATAAAGTAAAGGATTTAGAATAAATTGCCGCCGCTCGCCTCCTGGGCATAGCCGTTAACTTAAGGAAGAAGCGAGGGATTGTACGATTCCCCTCTTGAGAGCAGGGCTGTTGCATTCTAATTTAATAGTTGTTTTAACCTGTTGATATCGTTGCAAACAAGCCTTTGCGCTTGTGCAAGGTTTGGGTAATCATTTATTCTAAATACATTAATAACTATGTTTCTGAACACAGAAGTATTTTCAGGCGCATTGGATGTTCTAATTCGTGAAGCGTCTTCGTTAAATGTCACGTCCTTTACCCAATGAAGACTGTTTTCTATACTCCAATGGCTTTTAATACCATGGCAGAATGTTTGCGCATTACCGATTAAGCTACTGATGAAAAAGGCGTATTCTTCCCGGATACCTCCTTTTTCTTTTACCCAGCGATGCACTTTAATAAGTTGGCTTACCCCAGCCCATGTGTTACTGATTTCCTCTGTTCCCGGGTACACCCAAACCGTTCTACGTTCTATTCGCCCTTTGTTTTTCAACAACTCAACAAACTTACTACAAACCATTGCCTCGTCCGATGTAATGGTTTCGATCTTTTTGTAAAGGTTCTTTTGATTCTTCTTCACACCTATTATATAATTGTTATCTGTATCAATAATAGCCTCTACCGTTTTTTTTGACAATGTAATGCGTCAAGTGTAAACGTTACCCCCTGTAATCCTAAACTGGAAATAAGCTGCTGAACTACAGAGATTTCACTTTGTTTTGAGTTGTCAACTAAACCATGGCCAACGACTTGATTACTCCTGCTACTATACAGGCTTACCAGGCTTACAAATCGTTGTTTGTCAAGGGAATAATCGCTCATCGTCCCTTTCATTGCCTTACCATCTATATGTAGCCATTCATTTTTAGACAAATCAATATGCTGACTGGCCCATTTATGGAAACTCTCATTTAAGCTGTTAAAGTCTAAATCTTGTATTACACGTCTTATAGTATAAAAGCTTGGAAGGCGGGCTTTATTAGGCTGAAAGAAGGCCAAAAGATCGACTTCATTCCGCTTTATAAAATCACCCATCGAACGATAGCCATGATAACCGCTCATTGTACTCATTAACACAAGCAACAGAATGAAAGTCTGGTCATGTCGCTGGCCTGCCTTTCGCCTTATATCCGGTAACTCTGATAAATACGCTAATATGCTCTTATCCATCCTAACTTTTTTGACCTCAAGTTAACTTATAATATTTAGAATGCAACAGCCCTGCTCTTGAGAGGGGCGGAGGGGTGTGTTTCTGCTTTGATAAGCTTGTAGCAGAAACACACCCCTGCCGCCACTCGTTCCTCCGCGCCCCCTCTCGAGAGCAGGGCTGTTGCATTCTAATTTAATAGTTGTTTTAACCTGTTGATATCGTTGCAAACAAGCCTTTGCGCTTGTGCGAGGTTTGGGTAATCATTTATTCTAAATACATTAATAACTATGTTTCTGAACACAGAAGTATTTTCAGGCGCATTGGATGTTCTAATTCGTGAAGCGTCTTCGTTAAATGTCACGTCCTTTACCCAATGAAGACTGTTTTCTATACTCCAATGGCTTTTAATACCATGGCAGAATGTTTGCGCATTACCGATTAAGCTACTGATGAAAAAGGCGTATTCTTCCCGGATACGTCCTTTTTCTTTTACCCAGCGATGCACTTTAATAAGTTGGCTTACCCCAGCCCATGTGTTACTGATTTCCTCTGTTCCCGGGTACACCCAAACTGTTCTACGTTCTATTCGCCCTTTGTTTTTCAACAACTCAACAAACTTACTACAAACCATTGCCTCGTCCGATGTAATGGTTTCGATCTTTTTGTAAAGGTTCTTTTGATTCTTCTTCACGCCTATTATATAATTGTTATCTGTATCAATAATAGCCTCTACCGTTTTTTTTGACAATGTAATGCGTCAAGTGTAAACGTTACCCCCTGTAATCCTAAACTGGAAATAAGCTGCTGAACTACAGAGATTTCACTTTGTTTTGAGTTGTCAACTAAACCATGGCCAACGACTTGATTACTCCTGCTACTATACAAGCTTACCAGGCTTACAAATCGTTGTTTGTCAAGAGAATAATCGCTCATCGTCCCTTTCATTGCCTTACCATCTATATGTAGCCATTCATTTTTAGACAAATCAATATGCTGACTGGCCCATTTATGGAAACTCTCATTTAAGCTGTTAAAGTCTAAATCTTGTATTACACGTCTTATAGTATAAAAGCTTGGAAGGCGGGCTTTATTAGGCTGAAAGAAGGCCAAAAGATCGACTTCATTCCGCTTTATAAAATCACCCATCGAACGATAGCCATGATAACCGCTCATTGTACTCATTAACACAAGCAACAGAATGAAAGTCTGGTCATGGCGCTGGCCTGCCTTTCGCCTTATATCCGGTAACTCTGATAAATACGCTAATATGCTCTTATCCATCCTAACTTTTTTGACCTCAAGTTAACTTATAATATTTAGAATGCAATAGCCCTGCTCTCGAGAGGGGATTTTTAAAACCATTTGTTCAATTAATTGCTTAGGTTCACGGCAATGGCCGGGAGGCGACGGAAACAAATAAAAAAGCGGAAGGTAAAACCATCCGCTTCAAAATATCTCAAATCTCACGTCTCAAATCACACATCTAAATAAAAACCTACCTCAAATCCACAACTTCAACGCCCGGGTGGCCTTTAGCATCCCATGCAAAAGTTGCATCAGGAGCGGGTACATTAGGGGTAAAGGTGCGTACAGTATAAGTATACCTGTTGCCGTTTTTATCAAACAATAAGGCGCTGTAAAGTTGTTTTTTTACTTTATCAATAGTAAGCTTCACTTTAAAAATGGCTTTTTTATCATCTTCGGGTGTAAGCTCGATGGTTTGGTATGCTTTGCCCGCTATTTTTTGCTCGCCGGTGTATAGGTACTTAAATCCCTTTTCATACATGGTAAAGATCTGGGCCGGGTTGTTCAGCCCGTCGCTTCCTTTATCGGCGTCACTCACCTGTACTTCTTTATCTTTTTTAAGATAGGTCCACTGGCTTTTGCCATCGCTCAGTATCTCTTTGTCAACTTCGGGTTTTGCGGCTGAGTTATATAGGGTAACCCGGTATTTGCCGGTTTTTGCTTTAGATATCAGGGTTCCGGTTTGTGTTTCCTTGATGTTGGCCTGCTGGTTATTCAGGCTAAAGGTAAAATCTGTTTTAATAACATCGTACGACCGGTATTTTTGGCTTACCTGGTTTAAAATTGCTTTTGCCTGGCTGTCTTTTTGCGCAAAAGCGGTGCTGTATGTACTTATTGCTAAAATGGTATATGCTATGATCTTTTTCATTCAGTTTTATTCAACAACAACTATTATCATTAATAGTTATTGGTTTAGAGTAATTAAATACGGGTTGGTTTAATCTTTGATTGGCTTTTGAAGCGTTTCCAGGTAACGTTCAAGGCTGTATTCGTCGGGATAAAGCACATCGCGGGCT
It contains:
- a CDS encoding outer membrane lipoprotein carrier protein LolA, whose amino-acid sequence is MKKIIAYTILAISTYSTAFAQKDSQAKAILNQVSQKYRSYDVIKTDFTFSLNNQQANIKETQTGTLISKAKTGKYRVTLYNSAAKPEVDKEILSDGKSQWTYLKKDKEVQVSDADKGSDGLNNPAQIFTMYEKGFKYLYTGEQKIAGKAYQTIELTPEDDKKAIFKVKLTIDKVKKQLYSALLFDKNGNRYTYTVRTFTPNVPAPDATFAWDAKGHPGVEVVDLR
- a CDS encoding ATP-binding protein; this encodes MGPRQVGKTTLVGQLLKKTEIPYVFESADAISASNSIWVDQLWESVRVRMDQQGLKEFLLVIDEIQKISNWSEIVKRLWDKDTRDERNLKIILLGSSRLLLQQGLTESLAGRFESTYISHWSFTEMHDAFGWNADQFAWFGGYPGSAPLIDDEERWKNYVNNSLIETSISKDILMLTRVDKPALMKRLFELGCLYSGQILSFTKLQGQLLDAGNTTTLSHYLTLLDTAGLLGGIEKYAADIIRKRSSSPKFQVHNTALISAQSNEMFNEIITNPAEWGRIIESSVGAHLTNFALTEGFKVYYWRNGNDEVDFVLERRGKVIALEVKSNNDKETAGMKEFQKQFNPDKILLIGKQGLSWQEFLSINPAELF
- a CDS encoding AAA family ATPase — translated: MHINIFGASGSGVTTLGQVLSEKLDYPYFDSDHYFWFPSDPPFTNRRPPEERNALINKEITNNENWILGGSVINWNNNWRFDLSVFLYIPPEIRLQRLRDRELERYGDVIYTNRERNRLYNEFIDWARGYDELITNSRSLHSHKNWMNKLETPLLVIEGDTTVEKRVDMILNKVKDLE